A stretch of DNA from Ictidomys tridecemlineatus isolate mIctTri1 unplaced genomic scaffold, mIctTri1.hap1 Scaffold_5667, whole genome shotgun sequence:
caaacactttttcacccagtcttgatgatactttcaggtaatgatcagtacaccaagcccacttggctcgccaaattttgttcttctaggttaaaccgttccttggcagtaaccggtttcattttgaggtttcactctgttttctcctatagggatacatgtatttggaactctaaatccaacacggtttgtgctagctctttgaaacttgacacaataaagcagtttcaagttctatctctatggtttgtttgctgttgatgtagccctaagcagagactggcgagaatcactttcatggaaagggcctgccaagcttccaaagaactacgagtttcctgaaatcttagcaaacactttttcacccaatcttgatgatactttcaggtaatgatcagtacaccaagcccacttggctcgccaaatttcgttcttctaggttaaaccgttcgttggcagtaaccggtttcattttgaggtttcactctgttttctcctatagggatacatgtatttggaactctaaatccaacacggtttgtgctagctctttgaaacttgacacaataaagcagtttcaagttctatctctatggtttgtttgctgttgatgtagccctaagcagagactggcgagaatcactttcatggaaagggcctgccaagcttccaaaaaactacgagttgcctgaaatctcagcaaacactttttcacccaatcttgatgatactttcaggtaatgatcagtacaccaagcccacttggctcgccaaatttcgttcttctaggttaaaccgttccttggcaggaaccggtttcattttgaggtttcactctgttttctcctatagggatacatgtatttggaactctaaatccaacacggtttgtgctagctctttgaaacttgacacaataaagcagtttcaagttctatctctatggtttgtttgctgttgatgtagccctaagcagagactggtgagaatcactttcatggaaagggcctgccaagcttccaaaaaactacgagttgcctgaaatctcagcaaacactttttcacccaatcttgatgatactttcaggtaatgaccagtacaccaagcccacttggctcgccaaatttcgttcttctaggttaaaccgttccttggcagtaaccggtttcattttgaggtttcactctgttttctcctatagggatacatgtatttggaactctaaatccaacacggtttgtgctagctctttgaaacttgacacaataaagcagtttcaagttctatctctatggtttgtttgctgttgatgtagccctaagcagagactggcgagaatcactttcatggaaagggcctgccaagcttccaaaaaaagacgagttgcctgaaatctcagcaaacactttttcacccaatcttgatgatactttcaggtaatgatcagtacaccaagcccacttggctcgccaaatttcgttcttctaggttaaaccgttccttggcaggaaccggtttcattttgagttttcactctgttttctcctatagggatacatgtatttggaactctaaatccaacacggtttgtgctagctctttgaaacttgacacaataaagcagtttcaagttctatctctatggtttgtttgctgttgatgtagccctaagcagagactggtgagaatcactttcatggaaagggcctgccaagcttccaaaaaactacgagttgcctgaaatctcagcaaacactttttcacccaatcttgatgatactttcaggtaatgaccagtacaccaagcccacttggctcgccaaatttcgttcttctaggttaaaccgttccttggcaggaaccggtttcattttgaggtttcactctgttttctcctatagggatacatgtatttggaactctaaatccaacacggtttgtgctagctctttgaaacttgacacaataatgcagtttcaagttctatctctatggtttgtttgctgttgatgtagccctaagcagagactggcgagaatcactttcatggaaagggcctgccaagcttccaaagaactacgagttgcctgaaatctcagcaaacactttttcacccaatcttgatgatactttcaggtaatgatcagtacaccaagcccacttggctcgccaaatttcgttcttctaggttaaaccgttccttggcagtaaccggtttcattttgaggtttcactctgttttctcctatagggatacatgtatttggaactctaaatccaacacggtttgtgctagctctttgaaacttgacacaataaagcagtttcaagttctatctctatggtttgtttgctgttgatgtagccctaagcagagactggcgagaatcactttcatggaaagggcctgccaagcttccaaagaactacgagttgcctgaaatctcagcaaacactctttcacccaatcttgatgatactttcaggtaatgatcagtacaccaagcccacttggctcgccaaatttcgttcttctaggttaaaccgttccttggcagtaactggtttcattttgaggtttcactctgttttctcctatagggatacatgtatttggaactctaaatccaacacggtttgtgctagctctttgaaacttgacacaataaagcagtttcaagttctatctctatggtttgtttgctgttgatgtagccctaagcagagactggcgagaatcactttcatggaaagggcctgccaagcttccaaagaactatgagttgcctgaaatctcagcaaacactttttcacccaatcttgatgatactttcaggtaatgatcagtacaccaagcccacttggctcgccaaatttcgttcttctaggttaaaccgttccttggcagtaaccggtttcattttgaggtttcactctgttttctcctatagggatacatgtatttggaactctaaatccaacacggtttgtgctagctctttgaaacttgacccaataaagcagtttcaagttctatctctatggtttgtttgctgttgatgtagccctaagcagagactggcgagaatcactttcatggaaagggcctgccaagcttccaaagaactacgagttgcctgaaatctcagcaaacactttttcacccaatcttgatgatactttcaggtaatgatcagtacaccaagcccacttggctcgccaaatttcgttcttctaggttaaaccgttccttggcagtaaccggtttcattttgaggtttcactctgttttctcctatagggatacatgtatttggaactctaaatccaacacggtttgtgctagctctttgaaacttgacacaataaagcagtttcaagttctatctctatggtttgtttgctgttgatgtagccctaagcagagactggcgagaatcactttcatggaaagggcctgccaagcttccaaagaactacgagttgcctgaaatctcagcaaacactttttcacccaatcttgatgatactttcaggtaatgatcagtacaccaagcccacttggctcgccaaatttcgttcttctaggttaaaccgttccttggcagtaaccggtttcattttgaggtttcactctgttttctcctatagggatacatgtatttggaactctaaatccaacacggtttgtgcaagctctttgaaacttgacacaataaagcagtttcaagatctatctctatggtttgtttgctgttgatgtagccctaagcagagactggcgagaatcactttcatggaaagggcctgccaagcttccaaagaactacgagttgcctgaaatctcagcaaacactctttcacccaatcttgatgatactttcaggtaaggatcagtacaccaagcccacttggctcgccaaatttcgttcttctaggttaaaccgttccttggcagtaaccggtttcattttgaggtttcactctgttttctcctatagggatacatgtatttggaactctaaatccaacacggtttgtgctagctctttgaaacttgacacaataaagcagtttcaagttctatctctatggtttgtttgctgttgatgtagccctaagcagagactggcgagaatcactttcatggaaagggcctgccaagcttccaaagaactatgagttgcctgaaatctcagcaaacactttttcacccaatcttgatgatactttcaggtaatgatcagtacaccaagcccacttggctcgccaaatttcgttcttctaggttaaaccgttccttggcagtaaccggtttcattttgaggtttcactctgttttctcctatagggatacatgtatttggaactctaaatccaacacggtttgtgctagctctttgaaacttgacccaataaagcagtttcaagttctatctctatggtttgtttgctgttgaatgagccctaagcagagactggcgagaatcactttcatggaaagggcctgccaagcttccaaagaactacgagttgcctgaaatctcagcaaacactttttcacccaatcttgatgatactttcaggtaatgatcagtacaccaagcccacttggctcgccaaatttcgttcttctaggttaaaccgttccttggcagtaaccggtttcattttgaggtttcactctgttttctcctatagggatacatgtatttggaactctaaatccaacacggtttgtgctagctctttgaaacttgacacaataaagcagtttcaagttctatctctatggtttgtttgctgttgatgtagccctaagcagagactggcgagaatcactttcatggaaagggcctgccaagcttccaaaaaactacgagttgcctgaaatctcagcaaacactttttcacccaatcttgatgatactttcaggtaatgatcagtacaccaagcccacttggctcgccaaatttcgttcttctaggttaaaccgttccttggcagtaaccggtttcattttgaggtttcactctgttttctcctatagggatacatgtatttggaactctaaatccaacacggtttgtgcaagctctttgaaacttgacacaataaagcagtttcaagatctatctctatggtttgtttgctgttgatgtagccctaagcagagactggcgagaatcactttcatggaaagggcctgccaagcttccaaagaactacgagttgcctgaaatctcagcaaacactctttcacccaatctttttttttttttttttttttttttaatagtttaatgtattttaatagcAAACTTACAGGAACAGCACAGAAGACAGACAACATTAAAAACATGTACTTGCATGTAGGACAACTCAGTTAGAAAAGTATAGTGAATGGATGGAATCTACTGTATGATAAAAATGCTACAAACACCATTTAGTTGCCGTCAATAAGAAatttacttgtttaaaaaaaatccaaatgctggCATTGTCCAGAaaaatttaacagttttatttataattgttataaagTTGAACTGCTGAAACCTGTTCACTGAAACATTTTGACTTGCATTAATGCTTTACATCCCcgcatttatattaaaaattcacacacaaatgaaaatggaaaaacggCCAATACCTGATTTCTGTCCCCTATTTTTCCACTCGCAATCATATACTTAGGTACCTTTTGACCCcatggaaaaaaatatctaaCGTTCAGAACTACCAAtaacaggaagaagaggaaaaaaaaaattttttttttttttgagaatgaaatgTTTCCCATCATAGTGAATTCTTAAGCACGTTCTCCACGTATGCGGCATGCTAGTTGCATGTCTTTTGGCATAATTGTTACACGTTTGGCATGGATAGCACACAGGTTGGTGTCTTCAAAAAGGCCAACCAGATAGGCCTCACTTGCCTCCTGCAAAGCACCAATAGCTGCGCTCTGGAAGCGCAGATCTGTTTTGAAGTCCTGAGCAATTTCTCGCACCAGACGCTGGAAGGGGAGTTTGCGAATCAGAAGTTCAGTGGACTTCGGATAACGTCTAATTTCACGGAGTGCCACAGTACCAGGCCTGTAACGATGAGGTTTCTTCACCCCTCCAGTAGAGGGCGCACTCTTACGAGCGGCTTTTGTAGCCAGTTGTTtcctgggtgctttaccaccagtCGATTTGCGGGCAGTCGGCTTTGTAGGAGCCATGGTAGAAAGACCTCCTTACTTACCCCCCTTCTCCTTCGGCTGGAGCTCTGGGAGCTAGAGGCGGCGCTGGCGTTAGAGAGCGACGGCGGCGCGGCGGCGGCTGCGAACacctctttcacccaatcttgatgatactttcaggtaatgatcagtacaccaagcccacttggctcgccaaatttcgttcttctaggttaaaccgttccttggcagtaaccggtttcattttgaggtttcactctgttttctcctatagggatacatgtatttggaactctaaatccaacacggtttgtgctagctctttgaaacttgacacaataaagcagtttcaagttctatctctatggtttgtttgctgttgatgtagccctaagcagagactggcgagaatcactttcatggaaagggcctgccaagcttccaaagaactacgagttgcctgaaatctcagcaaacactttttcacccaatcttgatgatactttcaggtaatgatcagtacaccaagcccacttggctcgccaaatttcgttcttctaggttaaaccgttccttggcagtaaccggtttcattttgaggtttcactctgttttctcctatagggatacatgtatttggaactctaaatccaacacggtttgtgctagctctttgaaacttgacacaataaagcagtttcaagttctatctctatggtttgtttgctgttgatgtagccctaagcagagactggcgagaatcactttcatggaaagggcctgccaagcttccaaaaaactacgagttgcctgaaatctcagcaaacactttttcacccaatcttgatgatactttcaggtaatgatcagtacaccaagcccacttggctcgccaaatttcgttcttctaggttaaaccgttccttggcagtaaccggtttcattttgaggtttcactctgttttctcctatagggatacatgtatttggaactctaaatccaacacggtttgtgctagctctttgaaacttgacacaataaagcagtttcaagttctatctctatggtttgtttgctgttgatgtagccctaagcagagactggcgagaatcactttcatggaaagggcctgccaagcttccaaagaactacgagttgcctgaaatctcagcaaacactttttcacccaatcttgatgatactttcaggtaatgatcagtacaccaagcccacttggctcgccaaatttcgttcttctaggttaaactgttccttggcaggaaccggtttcattttgaggtttcactctgttttctccta
This window harbors:
- the LOC144374053 gene encoding histone H3.3A-like, producing MAPTKPTARKSTGGKAPRKQLATKAARKSAPSTGGVKKPHRYRPGTVALREIRRYPKSTELLIRKLPFQRLVREIAQDFKTDLRFQSAAIGALQEASEAYLVGLFEDTNLCAIHAKRVTIMPKDMQLACRIRGERA